A genomic region of Paralichthys olivaceus isolate ysfri-2021 chromosome 18, ASM2471397v2, whole genome shotgun sequence contains the following coding sequences:
- the tjp2a gene encoding tight junction protein ZO-2a isoform X10 produces MEETVWEQYTVTLQRDPKMGFGIAVSGGRDNPNEESGETSIVVSDVLQGGPADGMLFENDRVVQVNAIPMDGAIHSFAVQTLRKCGKVAKITVKRPRKVPVNLLNRPSSPDDRVFNNDYNDDYNYDQDRRSVYSGRDHSPERGYMDSGYQTHERDHDRDYDRRERGRNMERDQSPDRQYRRDGSRGRTLDKERSPERPYRKDHTLDRDYSPDRRYRSERTLDREHSPDRRYRSERALDREYSPDQRFRSEKTLDRNNSPDQRYRRDSPGRGHGRDHSFERGRERVPSDPRKYDDPVRRSGSRDRLDRSPSPAALPIPLPRPARDLEPLEKPLNVLLLKKRPNEEYGLRLGSQLFIKEMTSTGLASRDGNLQEGDIILKINGTVTENLSLSDAGKLIEKSRGKLQLVVQRDKQQVLIRVPPMVDSDSELDDISEIESYRSYSPQDDRRGHHSDLSSHSSNERLREKPSREDPPNRLAKMGAMPTPFRAPDRAVEDTPPLLAEREEPPPETPPAKPVVTAAPKVHAPPKVPLKPSIEDQEVYGPNTVMVRFQKGDSVGLRLAGGNDVGIFIAGVQEDSAAEQEGLRTGDQIMKVNNTDFRGMVREDAVLYLLEIPKGEDVTILAQSKPDVYKDILASGRGDSFFIRTHFEFEKEAPQCLPFSRGEIFKVTDTLYDGKLGNWLAIRSDKDNQLLEKGIIPNKSRAEQMSNVQNAARVASGNDRGDFWRLRGQRAAKKKDLRKSREDLNATPVTTRFPAYERVVLREAGFKRPVVIFGPISDTVNEKLANDMPSKFVIAKTEPKDAGSEKSSGVVRLNTIRQIIEQERHALLDVTPKAVDTLNYTQWYPIVIFLNPDSKQGIKTLRNRIAPGSSRSARKLYEQSVKLRKTCTHLFTATIDLNSANDGWYGSVKDSIQEQQDRAVWVCEGKLDGSEQDLDLHDDRMSYLSAMSADYLSMDSRLTSDYEDTADEGGAYTDNELDEPLDEPQPVSAISRSSEPVLPDEKLHPEPRARMRRSGSREKLNREPSPPPSFVPEPPKVRAQTRTDSTRSYDSHSSSTISSDTVGGNRPLPPPVALKPTGPRMNQPTEEPSPGREEDDPANKSFLGKIKAFEKMDHLARAQRILELQEAENARLEIAQKHPDIYAIPVKLPKPNLNRPQPIGSSSNPEPQAPSRPPYSEPRGYEDDEAEYRRQLADQTKRGYYNPQKYKDTEL; encoded by the exons GATCCAAAGATGGGCTTTGGCATCGCAGTGTCAGGGGGGCGTGACAACCCGAATGAGGAAAGTGGCGAGACGTCTATCGTGGTGTCTGACGTCCTGCAGGGAGGACCTGCTGATGGCATGTTGTT tgaGAATGACCGAGTGGTGCAGGTAAACGCCATCCCCATGGACGGTGCCATCCACTCCTTCGCTGTTCAGACGCTCAGGAAATGTGGCAAAGTCGCAAAAATT aCCGTGAAGAGGCCCAGGAAGGTTCCAGTCAACCTGTTGAACCGTCCGTCCTCACCCGATGACAGAGTCTTCAACAATGACTACAATGATGATTACAACTACGATCAGGACCGCCGCAGCGTGTACAGCGGACGAGACCACAGTCCGGAGAGAGGCTACATGGATTCTGGCTACCAAACTCACGAGCGTGACCATGACAGGGACTATGACCGGCGGGAACGCGGCAGGAACATGGAGAGAGACCAGAGCCCGGACCGGCAGTACAGGAGAGATGGCAGCAGAGGCCGCACTTTAGATAAAGAGCGCAGTCCGGAACGCCCCTACAGGAAAGACCACACGCTCGACCGTGACTACAGCCCGGATAGAAGATACCGCAGCGAGCGTACATTAGACCGAGAGCACAGCCCGGATCGCCGTTACCGCAGCGAACGAGCCCTCGATCGGGAGTACAGCCCAGACCAACGCTTTCGCAGTGAGAAAACCCTGGACCGCAACAACAGCCCCGACCAGCGCTACAGGCGTGACAGCCCAGGCAGGGGCCACGGGCGCGACCACAGCTTTGAACGAGGAAGGGAACGCGTCCCCAGTGACCCGAGGAAGTACGACGATCCGGTGAGACGGAGCGGGAGCAGGGATCGCCTGGACCGCTCGCCATCACCGGCCGCCTTGCCCATCCCTCTGCCTCGCCCGGCCCGGGATCTGGAGCCGCTGGAGAAACCGCTGAacgtgctgctgctgaagaaacGACCCAACGAAg AGTACGGCCTTCGTCTGGGCAGCCAGCTCTTCATCAAGGAGATGACCAGCACTGGACTCGCCAGCAGAGACGGGAATCTGCAGGAGGGAGACATTATACTGAAG ATTAACGGCACAGTGACGGAGAACCTGTCCCTCAGCGACGCGGGAAAGCTGATTGAGAAGTCTCGCGGGAAACTGCAGCTGGTggtgcagagagacaaacagcaggTGCTGATCCGCGTCCCCCCGATGGTCGACAGTGACTCTGAGCTCGATG aTATCTCAGAGATCGAGTCCTACCGCTCCTACTCGCCACAGGACGACAGGCGGGGCCACCACTCCGAcctctcctcccactcctccaatgagaggctgagagagaagCCCAG CAGAGAGGACCCGCCCAACAGGCTGGCGAAGATGGGCGCCATGCCAACACCCTTCAGAGCGCCAGACAGAGCTGTAGAAGACACACCCCCTTTGctggcagagagggaggagccaCCACCGGAGACACCTCCAGCCAAACCAG TCGTCACTGCAGCTCCAAAGGTTCATGCTCCGCCTAAAGTGCCACTAAAGCCGAGCATAGAGGACCAGGAAGTGTACGG ACCGAACACAGTGATGGTGCGTTTCCAGAAAGGCGACAGCGTGGGTCTGAGGCTGGCGGGAGGAAACGACGTCGGCATCTTCATCGCCGGCGTTCAGGAGGACAGCGCGGCCGAGCAGGAGGGTCTCCGCACGGGAGATCAGATCATGAAG GTGAACAACACTGACTTCAGAGGAATGGTGCGTGAGGATGCCGTTCTCTACCTCCTGGAGATTCCTAAGGGAGAGGACGTGACCATTCTGGCTCAGAGTAAACCTGATG TGTACAAGGACATTTTAGCGTCTGGCCGAGGCGACTCCTTCTTCATCAGGACTCACTTTGAGTTCGAGAAGGAGGCGCCGCAGTGTCTCCCTTTCTCCAGAGGAGAGATCTTCAAAGTGACCGACACACTTTATGATGGCAAACTGGGCAACTGGCTGGCGATCCGCAGCGACAAAGACAACCAGCTGTTAGAGAAAGGCATCATCCCCAACAAGAGCAG GGCAGAGCAAATGTCCAATGTCCAGAACGCCGCTCGGGTGGCATCGGGCAACGACAGGGGAGACTTCTGGAGGCTGAGAGGTCAAAGAGCAGCGAAGAAGAAAGATCTCCGCAAGAGCCGAGAGGACCTGAACGCCACTCCGGTCACCACCCGATTCCCCGCCTACGAGAGAGTGGTCTTACGTGAAG CTGGATTCAAGAGGCCTGTGGTGATTTTTGGGCCCATTTCCGACACAGTAAACGAAAAACTGGCCAATGACATGCCGAGCAAGTTTGTCATCGCCA AAACGGAGCCTAAGGATGCAGGAAGTGAGAAATCCTCCGGAGTGGTGAGACTCAACACCATCCGACAAATAATTGAGCAG GAGCGCCACGCTCTCCTGGACGTGACTCCCAAAGCCGTGGACACTTTGAACTACACGCAGTGGTATCCCATCGTCATCTTCCTGAACCCTGACAGCAAACAAGGCATCAAGACCTTGAGGAACCGCATCGCACCGGGATCCAGCCGCAGCGCACGCAAACTGTACGAGCAGTCCGTCAAGCTGAGGAAGACCTGCACTCACCTCTTCACTG CGACCATTGACCTGAACTCGGCCAACGACGGCTGGTACGGCAGCGTGAAAGATTCTATTCAGGAACAGCAGGACCgagctgtgtgggtgtgtgagggCAAG CTCGACGGTTCAGAGCAGGACCTGGATCTCCATGACGACCGCATGTCCTACCTGTCAGCAATGAGCGCCGACTACCTGAGCATGGACAGCCGCCTGACCAGTGACTACGAGGACACCGCGGATGAGGGCGGGGCTTACACTGACAACGAGCTGGACGAGCCCCTGGACGAGCCTCAGCCCGTGTCGGCCATCAGTCGATCGTCGGAGCCCGTGCTCCCGGACGAG aagctTCACCCTGAGCCTCGGGCTCGTATGCGGAGGTCAGGGAGCAGAGAGAAGCTGAACAGAGAGCCCAGCCCTCCCCCTTCTTTTGTCCCTGAACCCCCGAAG GTGCGGGCTCAGACTCGGACTGACTCGACACGGAGCTATGACTCTCACTCCAGCAGCACCATCAGCAGCGACACAGTGGGCGGAAACAGGCCGCTCCCCCCTCCCGTGGCCCTGAAGCCCACCGGCCCCCGAATGAACCAGCCCACAGAGGAGCCGAGTCCGGGACGAGAGGAGGACGACCCCGCCAACAAATCCTTCCTGGGCAAG atTAAGGCATTTGAGAAGATGGACCACTTGGCTCGAGCTCAGAGGatcctggagctgcaggaggcggagAACGCTCGA TTGGAAATCGCCCAGAAGCATCCAGACATCTACGCCATCCCGGTGAAGCTGCCAAAGCCCAACCTCAACCGTCCCCAGCCAATCGG TTCCAGCTCCAACCCTGAGCCCCAGGCGCCGTCCAGGCCGCCGTACTCGGAGCCGAGAGGATACGAGGACGACGAGGCGGAGTACCGCAGACAGCTGGCCGACCAGACCAAGAGAGGATACTACAACCCTCAGAAATACAAAGACACTGAGCTGTGA
- the tjp2a gene encoding tight junction protein ZO-2a isoform X5, with translation MKTVLSLHRKWAHAVKTIRILQGLNPVMEETVWEQYTVTLQRDPKMGFGIAVSGGRDNPNEESGETSIVVSDVLQGGPADGMLFENDRVVQVNAIPMDGAIHSFAVQTLRKCGKVAKITVKRPRKVPVNLLNRPSSPDDRVFNNDYNDDYNYDQDRRSVYSGRDHSPERGYMDSGYQTHERDHDRDYDRRERGRNMERDQSPDRQYRRDGSRGRTLDKERSPERPYRKDHTLDRDYSPDRRYRSERTLDREHSPDRRYRSERALDREYSPDQRFRSEKTLDRNNSPDQRYRRDSPGRGHGRDHSFERGRERVPSDPRKYDDPVRRSGSRDRLDRSPSPAALPIPLPRPARDLEPLEKPLNVLLLKKRPNEEYGLRLGSQLFIKEMTSTGLASRDGNLQEGDIILKINGTVTENLSLSDAGKLIEKSRGKLQLVVQRDKQQVLIRVPPMVDSDSELDDISEIESYRSYSPQDDRRGHHSDLSSHSSNERLREKPREDPPNRLAKMGAMPTPFRAPDRAVEDTPPLLAEREEPPPETPPAKPVVTAAPKVHAPPKVPLKPSIEDQEVYGPNTVMVRFQKGDSVGLRLAGGNDVGIFIAGVQEDSAAEQEGLRTGDQIMKVNNTDFRGMVREDAVLYLLEIPKGEDVTILAQSKPDVYKDILASGRGDSFFIRTHFEFEKEAPQCLPFSRGEIFKVTDTLYDGKLGNWLAIRSDKDNQLLEKGIIPNKSRAEQMSNVQNAARVASGNDRGDFWRLRGQRAAKKKDLRKSREDLNATPVTTRFPAYERVVLREAGFKRPVVIFGPISDTVNEKLANDMPSKFVIAKTEPKDAGSEKSSGVVRLNTIRQIIEQERHALLDVTPKAVDTLNYTQWYPIVIFLNPDSKQGIKTLRNRIAPGSSRSARKLYEQSVKLRKTCTHLFTATIDLNSANDGWYGSVKDSIQEQQDRAVWVCEGKLDGSEQDLDLHDDRMSYLSAMSADYLSMDSRLTSDYEDTADEGGAYTDNELDEPLDEPQPVSAISRSSEPVLPDEKLHPEPRARMRRSGSREKLNREPSPPPSFVPEPPKVRAQTRTDSTRSYDSHSSSTISSDTVGGNRPLPPPVALKPTGPRMNQPTEEPSPGREEDDPANKSFLGKIKAFEKMDHLARAQRILELQEAENARLEIAQKHPDIYAIPVKLPKPNLNRPQPIGSSSNPEPQAPSRPPYSEPRGYEDDEAEYRRQLADQTKRGYYNPQKYKDTEL, from the exons GATCCAAAGATGGGCTTTGGCATCGCAGTGTCAGGGGGGCGTGACAACCCGAATGAGGAAAGTGGCGAGACGTCTATCGTGGTGTCTGACGTCCTGCAGGGAGGACCTGCTGATGGCATGTTGTT tgaGAATGACCGAGTGGTGCAGGTAAACGCCATCCCCATGGACGGTGCCATCCACTCCTTCGCTGTTCAGACGCTCAGGAAATGTGGCAAAGTCGCAAAAATT aCCGTGAAGAGGCCCAGGAAGGTTCCAGTCAACCTGTTGAACCGTCCGTCCTCACCCGATGACAGAGTCTTCAACAATGACTACAATGATGATTACAACTACGATCAGGACCGCCGCAGCGTGTACAGCGGACGAGACCACAGTCCGGAGAGAGGCTACATGGATTCTGGCTACCAAACTCACGAGCGTGACCATGACAGGGACTATGACCGGCGGGAACGCGGCAGGAACATGGAGAGAGACCAGAGCCCGGACCGGCAGTACAGGAGAGATGGCAGCAGAGGCCGCACTTTAGATAAAGAGCGCAGTCCGGAACGCCCCTACAGGAAAGACCACACGCTCGACCGTGACTACAGCCCGGATAGAAGATACCGCAGCGAGCGTACATTAGACCGAGAGCACAGCCCGGATCGCCGTTACCGCAGCGAACGAGCCCTCGATCGGGAGTACAGCCCAGACCAACGCTTTCGCAGTGAGAAAACCCTGGACCGCAACAACAGCCCCGACCAGCGCTACAGGCGTGACAGCCCAGGCAGGGGCCACGGGCGCGACCACAGCTTTGAACGAGGAAGGGAACGCGTCCCCAGTGACCCGAGGAAGTACGACGATCCGGTGAGACGGAGCGGGAGCAGGGATCGCCTGGACCGCTCGCCATCACCGGCCGCCTTGCCCATCCCTCTGCCTCGCCCGGCCCGGGATCTGGAGCCGCTGGAGAAACCGCTGAacgtgctgctgctgaagaaacGACCCAACGAAg AGTACGGCCTTCGTCTGGGCAGCCAGCTCTTCATCAAGGAGATGACCAGCACTGGACTCGCCAGCAGAGACGGGAATCTGCAGGAGGGAGACATTATACTGAAG ATTAACGGCACAGTGACGGAGAACCTGTCCCTCAGCGACGCGGGAAAGCTGATTGAGAAGTCTCGCGGGAAACTGCAGCTGGTggtgcagagagacaaacagcaggTGCTGATCCGCGTCCCCCCGATGGTCGACAGTGACTCTGAGCTCGATG aTATCTCAGAGATCGAGTCCTACCGCTCCTACTCGCCACAGGACGACAGGCGGGGCCACCACTCCGAcctctcctcccactcctccaatgagaggctgagagagaagCCCAG AGAGGACCCGCCCAACAGGCTGGCGAAGATGGGCGCCATGCCAACACCCTTCAGAGCGCCAGACAGAGCTGTAGAAGACACACCCCCTTTGctggcagagagggaggagccaCCACCGGAGACACCTCCAGCCAAACCAG TCGTCACTGCAGCTCCAAAGGTTCATGCTCCGCCTAAAGTGCCACTAAAGCCGAGCATAGAGGACCAGGAAGTGTACGG ACCGAACACAGTGATGGTGCGTTTCCAGAAAGGCGACAGCGTGGGTCTGAGGCTGGCGGGAGGAAACGACGTCGGCATCTTCATCGCCGGCGTTCAGGAGGACAGCGCGGCCGAGCAGGAGGGTCTCCGCACGGGAGATCAGATCATGAAG GTGAACAACACTGACTTCAGAGGAATGGTGCGTGAGGATGCCGTTCTCTACCTCCTGGAGATTCCTAAGGGAGAGGACGTGACCATTCTGGCTCAGAGTAAACCTGATG TGTACAAGGACATTTTAGCGTCTGGCCGAGGCGACTCCTTCTTCATCAGGACTCACTTTGAGTTCGAGAAGGAGGCGCCGCAGTGTCTCCCTTTCTCCAGAGGAGAGATCTTCAAAGTGACCGACACACTTTATGATGGCAAACTGGGCAACTGGCTGGCGATCCGCAGCGACAAAGACAACCAGCTGTTAGAGAAAGGCATCATCCCCAACAAGAGCAG GGCAGAGCAAATGTCCAATGTCCAGAACGCCGCTCGGGTGGCATCGGGCAACGACAGGGGAGACTTCTGGAGGCTGAGAGGTCAAAGAGCAGCGAAGAAGAAAGATCTCCGCAAGAGCCGAGAGGACCTGAACGCCACTCCGGTCACCACCCGATTCCCCGCCTACGAGAGAGTGGTCTTACGTGAAG CTGGATTCAAGAGGCCTGTGGTGATTTTTGGGCCCATTTCCGACACAGTAAACGAAAAACTGGCCAATGACATGCCGAGCAAGTTTGTCATCGCCA AAACGGAGCCTAAGGATGCAGGAAGTGAGAAATCCTCCGGAGTGGTGAGACTCAACACCATCCGACAAATAATTGAGCAG GAGCGCCACGCTCTCCTGGACGTGACTCCCAAAGCCGTGGACACTTTGAACTACACGCAGTGGTATCCCATCGTCATCTTCCTGAACCCTGACAGCAAACAAGGCATCAAGACCTTGAGGAACCGCATCGCACCGGGATCCAGCCGCAGCGCACGCAAACTGTACGAGCAGTCCGTCAAGCTGAGGAAGACCTGCACTCACCTCTTCACTG CGACCATTGACCTGAACTCGGCCAACGACGGCTGGTACGGCAGCGTGAAAGATTCTATTCAGGAACAGCAGGACCgagctgtgtgggtgtgtgagggCAAG CTCGACGGTTCAGAGCAGGACCTGGATCTCCATGACGACCGCATGTCCTACCTGTCAGCAATGAGCGCCGACTACCTGAGCATGGACAGCCGCCTGACCAGTGACTACGAGGACACCGCGGATGAGGGCGGGGCTTACACTGACAACGAGCTGGACGAGCCCCTGGACGAGCCTCAGCCCGTGTCGGCCATCAGTCGATCGTCGGAGCCCGTGCTCCCGGACGAG aagctTCACCCTGAGCCTCGGGCTCGTATGCGGAGGTCAGGGAGCAGAGAGAAGCTGAACAGAGAGCCCAGCCCTCCCCCTTCTTTTGTCCCTGAACCCCCGAAG GTGCGGGCTCAGACTCGGACTGACTCGACACGGAGCTATGACTCTCACTCCAGCAGCACCATCAGCAGCGACACAGTGGGCGGAAACAGGCCGCTCCCCCCTCCCGTGGCCCTGAAGCCCACCGGCCCCCGAATGAACCAGCCCACAGAGGAGCCGAGTCCGGGACGAGAGGAGGACGACCCCGCCAACAAATCCTTCCTGGGCAAG atTAAGGCATTTGAGAAGATGGACCACTTGGCTCGAGCTCAGAGGatcctggagctgcaggaggcggagAACGCTCGA TTGGAAATCGCCCAGAAGCATCCAGACATCTACGCCATCCCGGTGAAGCTGCCAAAGCCCAACCTCAACCGTCCCCAGCCAATCGG TTCCAGCTCCAACCCTGAGCCCCAGGCGCCGTCCAGGCCGCCGTACTCGGAGCCGAGAGGATACGAGGACGACGAGGCGGAGTACCGCAGACAGCTGGCCGACCAGACCAAGAGAGGATACTACAACCCTCAGAAATACAAAGACACTGAGCTGTGA
- the tjp2a gene encoding tight junction protein ZO-2a isoform X11, which translates to MPVNGGGLLSLSRYATQYFTNPVMEETVWEQYTVTLQRDPKMGFGIAVSGGRDNPNEESGETSIVVSDVLQGGPADGMLFENDRVVQVNAIPMDGAIHSFAVQTLRKCGKVAKITVKRPRKVPVNLLNRPSSPDDRVFNNDYNDDYNYDQDRRSVYSGRDHSPERGYMDSGYQTHERDHDRDYDRRERGRNMERDQSPDRQYRRDGSRGRTLDKERSPERPYRKDHTLDRDYSPDRRYRSERTLDREHSPDRRYRSERALDREYSPDQRFRSEKTLDRNNSPDQRYRRDSPGRGHGRDHSFERGRERVPSDPRKYDDPVRRSGSRDRLDRSPSPAALPIPLPRPARDLEPLEKPLNVLLLKKRPNEEYGLRLGSQLFIKEMTSTGLASRDGNLQEGDIILKINGTVTENLSLSDAGKLIEKSRGKLQLVVQRDKQQVLIRVPPMVDSDSELDDISEIESYRSYSPQDDRRGHHSDLSSHSSNERLREKPSREDPPNRLAKMGAMPTPFRAPDRAVEDTPPLLAEREEPPPETPPAKPVVTAAPKVHAPPKVPLKPSIEDQEVYGPNTVMVRFQKGDSVGLRLAGGNDVGIFIAGVQEDSAAEQEGLRTGDQIMKVNNTDFRGMVREDAVLYLLEIPKGEDVTILAQSKPDVYKDILASGRGDSFFIRTHFEFEKEAPQCLPFSRGEIFKVTDTLYDGKLGNWLAIRSDKDNQLLEKGIIPNKSRAEQMSNVQNAARVASGNDRGDFWRLRGQRAAKKKDLRKSREDLNATPVTTRFPAYERVVLREAGFKRPVVIFGPISDTVNEKLANDMPSKFVIAKTEPKDAGSEKSSGVVRLNTIRQIIEQERHALLDVTPKAVDTLNYTQWYPIVIFLNPDSKQGIKTLRNRIAPGSSRSARKLYEQSVKLRKTCTHLFTATIDLNSANDGWYGSVKDSIQEQQDRAVWVCEGKLDGSEQDLDLHDDRMSYLSAMSADYLSMDSRLTSDYEDTADEGGAYTDNELDEPLDEPQPVSAISRSSEPVLPDEVRAQTRTDSTRSYDSHSSSTISSDTVGGNRPLPPPVALKPTGPRMNQPTEEPSPGREEDDPANKSFLGKIKAFEKMDHLARAQRILELQEAENARLEIAQKHPDIYAIPVKLPKPNLNRPQPIGSSSNPEPQAPSRPPYSEPRGYEDDEAEYRRQLADQTKRGYYNPQKYKDTEL; encoded by the exons GATCCAAAGATGGGCTTTGGCATCGCAGTGTCAGGGGGGCGTGACAACCCGAATGAGGAAAGTGGCGAGACGTCTATCGTGGTGTCTGACGTCCTGCAGGGAGGACCTGCTGATGGCATGTTGTT tgaGAATGACCGAGTGGTGCAGGTAAACGCCATCCCCATGGACGGTGCCATCCACTCCTTCGCTGTTCAGACGCTCAGGAAATGTGGCAAAGTCGCAAAAATT aCCGTGAAGAGGCCCAGGAAGGTTCCAGTCAACCTGTTGAACCGTCCGTCCTCACCCGATGACAGAGTCTTCAACAATGACTACAATGATGATTACAACTACGATCAGGACCGCCGCAGCGTGTACAGCGGACGAGACCACAGTCCGGAGAGAGGCTACATGGATTCTGGCTACCAAACTCACGAGCGTGACCATGACAGGGACTATGACCGGCGGGAACGCGGCAGGAACATGGAGAGAGACCAGAGCCCGGACCGGCAGTACAGGAGAGATGGCAGCAGAGGCCGCACTTTAGATAAAGAGCGCAGTCCGGAACGCCCCTACAGGAAAGACCACACGCTCGACCGTGACTACAGCCCGGATAGAAGATACCGCAGCGAGCGTACATTAGACCGAGAGCACAGCCCGGATCGCCGTTACCGCAGCGAACGAGCCCTCGATCGGGAGTACAGCCCAGACCAACGCTTTCGCAGTGAGAAAACCCTGGACCGCAACAACAGCCCCGACCAGCGCTACAGGCGTGACAGCCCAGGCAGGGGCCACGGGCGCGACCACAGCTTTGAACGAGGAAGGGAACGCGTCCCCAGTGACCCGAGGAAGTACGACGATCCGGTGAGACGGAGCGGGAGCAGGGATCGCCTGGACCGCTCGCCATCACCGGCCGCCTTGCCCATCCCTCTGCCTCGCCCGGCCCGGGATCTGGAGCCGCTGGAGAAACCGCTGAacgtgctgctgctgaagaaacGACCCAACGAAg AGTACGGCCTTCGTCTGGGCAGCCAGCTCTTCATCAAGGAGATGACCAGCACTGGACTCGCCAGCAGAGACGGGAATCTGCAGGAGGGAGACATTATACTGAAG ATTAACGGCACAGTGACGGAGAACCTGTCCCTCAGCGACGCGGGAAAGCTGATTGAGAAGTCTCGCGGGAAACTGCAGCTGGTggtgcagagagacaaacagcaggTGCTGATCCGCGTCCCCCCGATGGTCGACAGTGACTCTGAGCTCGATG aTATCTCAGAGATCGAGTCCTACCGCTCCTACTCGCCACAGGACGACAGGCGGGGCCACCACTCCGAcctctcctcccactcctccaatgagaggctgagagagaagCCCAG CAGAGAGGACCCGCCCAACAGGCTGGCGAAGATGGGCGCCATGCCAACACCCTTCAGAGCGCCAGACAGAGCTGTAGAAGACACACCCCCTTTGctggcagagagggaggagccaCCACCGGAGACACCTCCAGCCAAACCAG TCGTCACTGCAGCTCCAAAGGTTCATGCTCCGCCTAAAGTGCCACTAAAGCCGAGCATAGAGGACCAGGAAGTGTACGG ACCGAACACAGTGATGGTGCGTTTCCAGAAAGGCGACAGCGTGGGTCTGAGGCTGGCGGGAGGAAACGACGTCGGCATCTTCATCGCCGGCGTTCAGGAGGACAGCGCGGCCGAGCAGGAGGGTCTCCGCACGGGAGATCAGATCATGAAG GTGAACAACACTGACTTCAGAGGAATGGTGCGTGAGGATGCCGTTCTCTACCTCCTGGAGATTCCTAAGGGAGAGGACGTGACCATTCTGGCTCAGAGTAAACCTGATG TGTACAAGGACATTTTAGCGTCTGGCCGAGGCGACTCCTTCTTCATCAGGACTCACTTTGAGTTCGAGAAGGAGGCGCCGCAGTGTCTCCCTTTCTCCAGAGGAGAGATCTTCAAAGTGACCGACACACTTTATGATGGCAAACTGGGCAACTGGCTGGCGATCCGCAGCGACAAAGACAACCAGCTGTTAGAGAAAGGCATCATCCCCAACAAGAGCAG GGCAGAGCAAATGTCCAATGTCCAGAACGCCGCTCGGGTGGCATCGGGCAACGACAGGGGAGACTTCTGGAGGCTGAGAGGTCAAAGAGCAGCGAAGAAGAAAGATCTCCGCAAGAGCCGAGAGGACCTGAACGCCACTCCGGTCACCACCCGATTCCCCGCCTACGAGAGAGTGGTCTTACGTGAAG CTGGATTCAAGAGGCCTGTGGTGATTTTTGGGCCCATTTCCGACACAGTAAACGAAAAACTGGCCAATGACATGCCGAGCAAGTTTGTCATCGCCA AAACGGAGCCTAAGGATGCAGGAAGTGAGAAATCCTCCGGAGTGGTGAGACTCAACACCATCCGACAAATAATTGAGCAG GAGCGCCACGCTCTCCTGGACGTGACTCCCAAAGCCGTGGACACTTTGAACTACACGCAGTGGTATCCCATCGTCATCTTCCTGAACCCTGACAGCAAACAAGGCATCAAGACCTTGAGGAACCGCATCGCACCGGGATCCAGCCGCAGCGCACGCAAACTGTACGAGCAGTCCGTCAAGCTGAGGAAGACCTGCACTCACCTCTTCACTG CGACCATTGACCTGAACTCGGCCAACGACGGCTGGTACGGCAGCGTGAAAGATTCTATTCAGGAACAGCAGGACCgagctgtgtgggtgtgtgagggCAAG CTCGACGGTTCAGAGCAGGACCTGGATCTCCATGACGACCGCATGTCCTACCTGTCAGCAATGAGCGCCGACTACCTGAGCATGGACAGCCGCCTGACCAGTGACTACGAGGACACCGCGGATGAGGGCGGGGCTTACACTGACAACGAGCTGGACGAGCCCCTGGACGAGCCTCAGCCCGTGTCGGCCATCAGTCGATCGTCGGAGCCCGTGCTCCCGGACGAG GTGCGGGCTCAGACTCGGACTGACTCGACACGGAGCTATGACTCTCACTCCAGCAGCACCATCAGCAGCGACACAGTGGGCGGAAACAGGCCGCTCCCCCCTCCCGTGGCCCTGAAGCCCACCGGCCCCCGAATGAACCAGCCCACAGAGGAGCCGAGTCCGGGACGAGAGGAGGACGACCCCGCCAACAAATCCTTCCTGGGCAAG atTAAGGCATTTGAGAAGATGGACCACTTGGCTCGAGCTCAGAGGatcctggagctgcaggaggcggagAACGCTCGA TTGGAAATCGCCCAGAAGCATCCAGACATCTACGCCATCCCGGTGAAGCTGCCAAAGCCCAACCTCAACCGTCCCCAGCCAATCGG TTCCAGCTCCAACCCTGAGCCCCAGGCGCCGTCCAGGCCGCCGTACTCGGAGCCGAGAGGATACGAGGACGACGAGGCGGAGTACCGCAGACAGCTGGCCGACCAGACCAAGAGAGGATACTACAACCCTCAGAAATACAAAGACACTGAGCTGTGA